In the genome of Triticum urartu cultivar G1812 chromosome 5, Tu2.1, whole genome shotgun sequence, one region contains:
- the LOC125509700 gene encoding uncharacterized protein LOC125509700: MRAISSAAGGMLRARLSAAARLRGGHGDGGGRWTTPGHEVRPKGYPMNRTPPPPGESRKWEDWELPCYVTSFLTVVILGVGLNAKPDLTLETWAHHKALERLQQQELAAASASADALSE, encoded by the coding sequence ATGCGGGCGATCTCGTCGGCGGCGGGAGGGATGCTGCGGGCGCGGCTGAGCGCGGCGGCGCGCCTCCGCGGCGGGCACGGCGACGGCGGTGGCCGCTGGACGACGCCCGGCCACGAGGTGCGGCCCAAGGGGTACCCGATGaaccgcacgccgccgccgccgggcgAGTCGCGCAAGTGGGAGGACTGGGAGCTCCCCTGCTACGTCACCTCCTTCCTCACCGTCGTCATCCTCGGCGTCGGGCTCAACGCCAAGCCCGACCTCACCCTCGAGACCTGGGCGCACCACAAGGCGCTCGAGCGCCTCCAGCAGCAGGAGCTCGCCGCCGCGTCCGCCTCCGCCGACGCCCTGTCAGAGTGA
- the LOC125509701 gene encoding probable polygalacturonase — MAAPPLLLLAALLLLLPAAARSAPARVFSVADYGAAGDGSRYDTAAIQAAVDACAAAGGGRVLLPAPGDYLTATVRLRSRVVLEVAPGARLLGGTRQRDYPPEFRRWYVVLAENTTGAGVTGGGEINGQGGAFVVTPSAQKNVMVSWNATGDCLGDECRPRLLGFIDSKDVAVHDITLNQPALWCLHLVRCENSVIRNVSIYGDFDTPNNDGIDIEDSNNTVITDCHIDTGDDAICPKSSTGPLYNLTATNCWIRTKSCAIKFGSASFFNFEKLLFDNITIVDSHRGLGMQIRDGGNVSDVTFSNIKMRTRYYHPSWWGRAEPIYITTCPRHPDSKEGTISDVRFINISSVSENGVFLAGSKHGLLRNLKFKNVDLTYKRWTNYTGGLYDYRPGCRKMVKHKTGGMMLEHISGLEVDNVSMRWWRGSLEGWDVNPLLFRPSTIDGLSFHDWQSLDVQ; from the exons ATGGCGGCACCCCCTCTCCTCCTGCTCGCGGCCCTCCTGCTGCTGCTCCCGGCCGCCGCGCGGTCCGCGCCCGCCCGCGTCTTCTCCGTCGCGGACTACGGCGCGGCGGGCGACGGGTCGCGCTACGACACGGCGGCCATCCAGGCGGCCGTCGACGCCTGCGCGGCGGCGGGGGGCGGCCGCGTGCTCCTCCCGGCGCCCGGGGACTACCTGACGGCGACCGTGCGCCTCCGCTCGCGCGTGGTGCTCGAGGTGGCCCCCGGCGCGCGGCTGCTGGGCGGGACCCGGCAGCGGGACTACCCGCCCGAGTTCCGCCGCTGGTACGTCGTGCTGGCCGAGAACACCACCGGCGCGGGCGTCACCGGCGGCGGCGAGATCAACGGCCAGGGCGGCGCCTTCGTGGTCACGCCCAGCGCGCAGAAGAACGTCATGGTCAGCTGGAACGCCACGGGGGACTGCCTGGGCGACGAGTGCCGCCCGCGGCTCCTCGGCTTCATCGACTCCAAGGACGTCGCGGTCCATGACATCACCCTCAACCAGCCGGCCCTGTGGTG CCTGCATCTTGTCAGGTGTGAGAACTCGGTGATCCGCAATGTCTCTATATACGGGGATTTCGACACTCCTAACAATGACGGGATTGACATCGAAGATTCAAACAACACGGTCATCACCGATTGCCACATAGACACCGGAGATGATGCGATCTGCCCAAAGTCTAGCACAGGGCCTCTTTACAACTTGACAGCAACAAATTGCTGGATCCGTACTAAATCGTGCGCTATCAAATTTGGAAGTGCAAGCTTTTTCAACTTTGAGAAGCTGCTCTTTGACAACATTACTATAGTTGATTCGCATCGAGGACTTGGAATGCAGATCCGTGATGGAG GGAATGTTAGTGATGTGACATTTTCAAACATCAAAATGCGGACTAGGTACTACCATCCTTCATGGTGGGGGAGAGCTGAACCGATCTACATCACTACCTGTCCAAGGCACCCTGATTCCAAAGAAGGCACCATTTCAGATGTTCGTTTCATCAACATCTCATCAGTATCAGAAAACGGTGTTTTCCTGGCTGGATCGAAGCACGGATTGCTTCGCAACTTGAAGTTCAAGAATGTTGACCTGACCTACAAGAGGTGGACAAACTACACTGGGGGCCTGTATGACTACAGACCTGGATGCCGGAAGATGGTGAAGCACAAGACTGGCGGTATGATGCTGGAGCACATCTCAGGCCTGGAGGTTGACAATGTCAGCATGAGATGGTGGAGAGGAAGCCTGGAAGGGTGGGATGTTAACCCGCTCCTCTTCCGGCCATCCACTATTGACGGGCTGTCGTTCCACGATTGGCAATCGCTGGATGTTCAATAG